In Halopseudomonas xinjiangensis, a single genomic region encodes these proteins:
- a CDS encoding DMT family transporter → MSTIVPQLLLVLGASLWGLGWIPLHYFADQGWVGMPLVVVTYGLLAVVAIPVLWWERRAWRAQRGSLLVITFCGGWAAAALVTALAIGDVVRVMLLFYLAPVWGMLGAWLILGERLNPLRLMALLLAMLGVVLTLDLDADTFSSLEAADWLGLSAGLSFALNNLATRAGDQIPLASKTLACYIGSAMLAGFVCILFAQPIPPIDLQISWQIALLSLGWLLALGLVQYGLTHVEAGRAAVLIVCELVAAVLSSAWLGDRAISSAEWVGAMLITVAALIAGWPERELPDKPLTSPDPA, encoded by the coding sequence ATGAGCACCATCGTGCCGCAGCTGCTGCTTGTTCTAGGGGCCTCTCTATGGGGGCTGGGCTGGATACCGCTGCATTACTTCGCCGATCAAGGCTGGGTAGGCATGCCGCTTGTGGTGGTGACTTACGGGTTGCTTGCTGTGGTGGCGATTCCCGTGCTCTGGTGGGAGCGCAGAGCGTGGCGTGCGCAGCGCGGTAGCCTGCTGGTCATCACTTTCTGTGGGGGATGGGCTGCGGCCGCTCTGGTGACGGCATTGGCGATAGGCGACGTGGTGCGTGTGATGCTGCTGTTCTACCTCGCCCCTGTCTGGGGAATGCTTGGGGCTTGGCTGATCCTGGGCGAACGTCTCAACCCGTTGCGCCTGATGGCACTGCTGCTCGCAATGCTCGGGGTAGTCCTGACGCTTGATCTTGACGCTGATACCTTTTCATCGCTGGAAGCGGCCGATTGGTTAGGACTCAGCGCTGGGCTGAGTTTCGCTCTGAACAACCTGGCGACCCGTGCCGGCGACCAAATCCCTCTGGCGAGCAAGACGCTCGCATGCTATATCGGCAGCGCCATGCTGGCGGGATTTGTCTGCATACTGTTCGCCCAGCCCATCCCGCCGATTGATCTACAAATAAGCTGGCAAATTGCGCTGTTGTCGCTCGGCTGGCTCCTCGCGCTGGGGCTGGTTCAATATGGACTTACTCATGTCGAGGCCGGACGCGCTGCGGTATTGATCGTTTGCGAGTTGGTAGCGGCGGTGCTGTCTTCGGCGTGGCTAGGTGATCGTGCGATCAGTAGCGCCGAATGGGTTGGCGCCATGTTGATCACAGTCGCGGCCCTCATAGCTGGATGGCCAGAACGGGAATTGCCTGACAAACCGTTGACCTCGCCAGACCCGGCGTAG
- a CDS encoding exopolysaccharide biosynthesis protein produces the protein MAEVTHALSDVLDQLESSIHGESIAVTEVIEKLGTHSFASLMLVFSLISTSPASAIPGITTVVAVVVFIMVVQMIAGRNCLWLPGFITRRRMSSEKLCKGIGWLRKPVHFVERFLKPRLTFLFHRPWLWLPLILILCLTLFMPFMEIIPTSGSIASAVIALFAAGLLTRDGALVIASLVLLSGVPVAVWYFGFGG, from the coding sequence ATGGCAGAAGTAACACACGCTCTCAGCGACGTTCTCGATCAACTCGAGAGCTCCATCCACGGCGAGAGCATAGCGGTAACAGAGGTGATCGAGAAGCTTGGAACGCACTCCTTTGCCTCGCTGATGCTCGTGTTCTCGCTCATCTCTACCTCTCCCGCGAGCGCCATACCCGGCATCACGACGGTCGTCGCGGTGGTCGTCTTCATTATGGTCGTGCAGATGATCGCAGGGCGCAACTGCCTCTGGTTGCCGGGCTTCATCACTCGCAGACGGATGTCCAGTGAGAAGCTCTGCAAGGGGATCGGCTGGCTGCGCAAGCCGGTGCATTTCGTCGAGCGATTTCTGAAGCCGCGTTTGACCTTTCTGTTCCATCGCCCATGGCTCTGGTTGCCGCTGATTCTGATCCTGTGTCTGACGCTGTTCATGCCGTTCATGGAGATCATCCCCACCTCGGGCTCCATTGCCTCGGCGGTGATCGCTCTGTTTGCCGCCGGTCTGCTGACGCGGGACGGTGCGCTGGTCATAGCCTCACTCGTGCTGTTGTCGGGTGTCCCGGTGGCCGTCTGGTATTTCGGTTTCGGCGGCTGA
- a CDS encoding DUF3087 family protein: MDPERYRQETRKSTLIVAVSFAVLAMSFSALAVALFGSPEGDNFRWNLAGVVLGLVVAVMLVRNVLWAQPWMDSAAYGWRLKRSLMSITNIMHHVETGVKCRSPEAMKLLRFYHLGQIEMHRLDGNTQALDDMNEAMERHREAMLEESLDVDQYRLDPAWLDHKNWKRDELG; this comes from the coding sequence ATGGATCCTGAGCGGTACCGCCAGGAGACGCGCAAGAGCACGTTGATTGTGGCGGTGAGCTTTGCCGTGCTGGCGATGTCTTTTTCCGCTCTCGCTGTAGCGTTGTTCGGCAGCCCGGAGGGCGACAACTTCCGCTGGAATCTGGCCGGTGTGGTCCTCGGACTGGTTGTCGCTGTCATGCTGGTGCGCAATGTCCTCTGGGCCCAGCCGTGGATGGATTCCGCCGCCTATGGCTGGCGGCTCAAGCGCAGCCTGATGAGCATCACCAACATCATGCACCACGTTGAAACCGGCGTGAAATGTCGTTCGCCTGAGGCAATGAAGTTGCTGCGGTTCTATCATCTCGGCCAGATTGAAATGCATAGGCTCGACGGCAATACCCAAGCATTGGACGATATGAACGAGGCGATGGAAAGGCACAGGGAGGCGATGCTCGAAGAGAGCCTGGATGTGGACCAGTACCGACTTGATCCTGCCTGGCTGGACCACAAGAACTGGAAACGAGATGAGCTGGGTTAG
- a CDS encoding LysR substrate-binding domain-containing protein, with amino-acid sequence MDRLKAMANFVRIVDCGSLSAAANATGQSVASLVRSLAALERHLNVRLLNRSTRRMALTVEGEEYLGWCRQVLADFDEMEKRLEARDGVIRGLLRITAPIEFGHRYVAPLVNEFLNDNPQVRAELSLSDTIAPLLDERLDLAIRIGHLPDSSLVARHVGCTRLITCASPEYLQAASALAAPASLHEHACITLASQGRRWRFRHGDQEWAETIDPRLTCTQVRAASLACTQNIGVARFFHYQVADELADGRLIRVLSNFEPADIPIQLVYPHSLELSPRVKAFVDWACLQLRQVTPSPTE; translated from the coding sequence ATGGATAGGCTCAAGGCAATGGCCAACTTTGTTCGGATCGTCGATTGCGGCAGCTTGAGCGCGGCAGCGAACGCCACTGGCCAATCGGTAGCTTCGCTTGTGCGTTCGCTCGCTGCGCTGGAGCGCCATCTGAATGTGCGACTGCTCAACCGCAGCACTAGACGTATGGCTTTGACCGTCGAGGGAGAGGAGTACCTGGGCTGGTGTAGGCAGGTGCTAGCTGATTTCGATGAAATGGAAAAGCGTCTGGAGGCCCGGGATGGTGTGATTCGTGGGTTGCTGCGCATCACTGCACCAATAGAGTTTGGTCACCGCTACGTGGCTCCGCTCGTGAACGAGTTTCTGAACGACAATCCGCAAGTCAGGGCCGAGCTTAGCCTCAGTGACACCATCGCTCCTCTGTTGGACGAGCGGCTCGACCTGGCGATACGGATAGGCCATCTGCCGGATTCCTCGTTGGTTGCTCGGCATGTCGGCTGCACTCGACTCATCACCTGCGCCAGTCCCGAGTATCTGCAAGCAGCTTCTGCTCTCGCCGCACCGGCATCGCTGCACGAACATGCGTGCATCACACTCGCTTCGCAGGGCCGGCGTTGGCGTTTTCGTCACGGGGATCAGGAGTGGGCTGAGACGATTGATCCCAGGCTAACCTGTACGCAAGTCAGAGCTGCCAGCCTGGCATGTACGCAGAACATCGGGGTCGCCCGGTTTTTCCATTATCAGGTTGCGGATGAGTTGGCTGATGGTCGCTTGATCCGAGTGCTCTCGAACTTCGAACCAGCGGATATACCTATTCAGCTGGTTTACCCGCACTCGCTGGAGCTGTCGCCCCGGGTAAAAGCTTTTGTCGACTGGGCTTGTCTGCAGCTTCGGCAGGTGACGCCGAGTCCTACAGAGTAG
- a CDS encoding VOC family protein → MHNANNLSRILAYDHVGIRVSDKPRSMSFYQALGFVETASFPLHEANEMLSSNGVRINLIFNGARPRSAHNVLLDAPIKLPGMTHPAFVVDDLGALESWLGVQNIPITEGPHHIGPRRIALFIRDPDGNVLEFSQLVEGEA, encoded by the coding sequence ATGCACAACGCTAACAACCTTTCGCGGATTCTGGCGTATGACCACGTCGGAATCCGGGTAAGCGACAAACCGCGCTCGATGTCCTTTTACCAGGCGCTTGGCTTCGTCGAAACCGCCAGCTTTCCACTTCACGAGGCCAACGAAATGCTTAGCTCAAACGGCGTCCGTATCAATCTGATCTTCAATGGCGCCCGTCCACGCAGCGCCCACAACGTACTGCTCGACGCACCGATAAAACTACCCGGCATGACGCATCCGGCCTTCGTCGTTGACGACCTCGGCGCGCTTGAGTCATGGCTGGGCGTACAGAACATTCCCATCACGGAGGGGCCGCACCACATCGGCCCCCGGCGAATTGCCCTGTTTATTCGCGACCCGGATGGCAACGTCCTGGAGTTCAGTCAACTCGTTGAAGGAGAAGCGTAG
- a CDS encoding glutathione S-transferase family protein yields the protein MKLYDVEASGNCYKVRLLASLANIELQLEPVDLANNEHRKPPMADMNPLAQVPVLVDGSSVLRDSQAILVYLAGTYGGLAWWPSHAQGQAEITQWLSFTANEIQHSLCAARLVQKFAAPLDKAAALAKSPAVLLLLDEHLRNNDWLAMARPTIAECAVYPYVALAPEGDVDISPYQHVAGWMKRLETLPGSLPKP from the coding sequence GTGAAACTGTATGACGTAGAAGCATCCGGCAACTGCTACAAGGTGAGGCTTCTTGCTTCGCTTGCCAACATCGAGCTTCAACTGGAGCCGGTCGACTTGGCGAATAACGAGCACAGAAAACCGCCGATGGCGGACATGAATCCTTTGGCCCAGGTGCCCGTTCTGGTAGATGGATCCTCTGTCCTCAGAGACTCGCAGGCTATCCTGGTTTACCTGGCTGGCACATATGGCGGACTGGCTTGGTGGCCGTCGCATGCTCAGGGGCAGGCAGAAATCACGCAATGGCTGAGCTTCACGGCCAATGAGATCCAGCACAGCCTATGTGCCGCCCGGTTGGTCCAGAAGTTTGCCGCGCCGCTGGACAAGGCAGCGGCGCTGGCCAAGTCACCGGCTGTTCTGCTGCTGCTCGACGAGCATCTGAGAAACAACGACTGGCTGGCGATGGCGCGGCCCACCATTGCCGAGTGTGCGGTGTATCCCTATGTTGCGCTCGCACCCGAAGGCGATGTCGACATCAGCCCCTATCAACACGTAGCGGGCTGGATGAAGCGGTTAGAGACGTTGCCAGGCTCCTTGCCCAAGCCCTGA
- a CDS encoding spinster family MFS transporter — protein sequence MRGTTAREGGTQGHLVGYGSKAYRNYVLFALTLIYILNFVDRALLAVVGPDLVPDLGITDTQFGLLTGFGFALLYTAVGIPLARFADVAHRVWIMTICVALWSVMTALCGLATEVTIGSITIGAFWILLMCRVGVGIGEAGCTPPANSLIADYFIPRERSQALGFYAMGVTLGTMFANLIGGWVTDTFDWRTAFFVVGLPGLLVALVFKLTVKEPPRGYTDPAQAEKKERASLSEAIHELMGKPAFWLMTAGATIAAFCGYGISSFQSLFLVRTYEITAGQAAIWINTPVALSAAIGTFATGWLATRIYKKHPGAIAWVPAVGLTLSVPCYIFAFTTDNLLYAAIGLVIGGFVKYGYLAAQYTIGQGVVSMRVRAMATAVMLLLVNLVGYGFGPLFIGAVSDIFFKSGIAELGVAAGDLARNQCHPSVVGQLNPELQEVCGQVYAQSLQTAMVIMACLYLASALCFLLTWRRLGKDMVDRQDTKPVTP from the coding sequence ATGAGAGGCACCACCGCCAGAGAAGGGGGAACGCAAGGCCACTTGGTCGGCTACGGCTCCAAGGCGTACCGCAACTATGTGCTCTTCGCGCTGACACTTATTTACATCTTGAATTTCGTCGACCGCGCCCTGCTAGCGGTTGTCGGCCCCGATCTGGTGCCGGACCTCGGAATTACCGACACTCAGTTTGGGCTTCTCACTGGCTTCGGTTTCGCCCTGCTCTATACCGCCGTGGGCATTCCGCTAGCGCGCTTTGCTGATGTCGCCCATCGCGTATGGATCATGACCATCTGCGTAGCCCTGTGGTCGGTGATGACGGCGCTCTGCGGCCTTGCAACGGAAGTCACGATCGGCTCGATTACCATCGGCGCGTTCTGGATTCTGCTGATGTGTCGCGTCGGTGTGGGTATCGGCGAGGCAGGCTGTACACCGCCGGCCAACTCCCTGATCGCGGATTATTTCATTCCGCGTGAAAGGTCCCAGGCGCTGGGTTTCTACGCCATGGGCGTAACCCTAGGCACCATGTTCGCCAACCTGATCGGCGGCTGGGTTACCGACACCTTCGACTGGCGCACCGCCTTTTTCGTCGTCGGTTTGCCGGGCTTGCTGGTCGCCCTTGTTTTCAAATTGACGGTCAAGGAGCCGCCGCGCGGCTACACCGACCCGGCGCAAGCCGAGAAAAAAGAGCGAGCCAGCCTGAGCGAGGCTATCCACGAGCTGATGGGCAAGCCGGCTTTCTGGCTGATGACTGCCGGCGCCACCATTGCCGCGTTCTGCGGTTACGGTATCTCCTCATTCCAGTCGCTCTTTCTGGTCCGCACCTACGAAATCACCGCCGGTCAGGCGGCAATCTGGATCAACACGCCGGTAGCTCTGTCCGCGGCCATTGGCACCTTCGCCACCGGTTGGCTAGCGACCAGAATTTACAAGAAGCACCCGGGCGCCATCGCCTGGGTACCGGCGGTGGGCCTGACACTGTCGGTTCCCTGTTACATTTTCGCCTTCACGACCGACAATCTGCTCTACGCTGCGATCGGCCTGGTCATCGGCGGCTTCGTGAAGTACGGCTATCTAGCCGCCCAGTACACGATTGGCCAGGGTGTGGTAAGCATGCGGGTGCGCGCAATGGCCACGGCAGTGATGCTGCTTCTCGTCAACCTGGTTGGCTACGGCTTCGGCCCGCTGTTCATTGGCGCAGTCTCCGACATCTTCTTCAAGTCCGGCATCGCCGAGCTCGGGGTTGCGGCTGGCGACCTGGCGCGAAATCAGTGTCACCCTTCCGTTGTCGGTCAGCTGAACCCCGAGCTGCAGGAAGTCTGTGGACAGGTCTACGCGCAAAGCCTTCAAACCGCCATGGTCATCATGGCCTGCCTGTACCTTGCCAGCGCTCTGTGCTTCCTGTTGACCTGGCGCCGGCTAGGCAAGGATATGGTAGACAGACAGGATACAAAACCGGTTACGCCATAA